Below is a genomic region from Paenibacillus rhizovicinus.
AGAAATGGGCATTACGCTCGATACGTACTGGGTGCAGGCTGCCGGCGCGGACGTGTGCGAATGGATCGGCATTCTGAAGGACCGTCTGCATTGCGTGCATCTGAAGGACATGGACGTTCGCGGCATGACGCCGGTCATGGCGCCCGTAATGGAAGGCAACATGAACTTCAAAGCCATCATGAAGGCGCTCGAGCAAGCCGAATCGGTGAAATATCTGCTCGTGGAGCAGGACACCTGCGAAGGCAGTCCGTTCGATTGCCTGCAGACGAGCTACAACAACCTGGCCTCGCTCGGCTATCGCTAAAATAAACAAGCAGCCAATCTTCCTTACAGTGGAAGATTGGCTTTTTACGTTCGTTTGCTGGAGGGCGGCGTGCCCGGCAAGGCGGCCTGCGCAGAGGTGCGCGGAACGGGGTCCCGGGAAGAGGCGTGTCACGGCACCCCGCGCAGAGGCGCTGCACGGCATCCTGCGATGCACTGCACTGCACGACAACCCGCTACGCTACCCGCCCCGTTCGCCGCGCTTATAAGCCGACGGCGTCATCCCCGTCATCTGCTTGAATTTTTTGTAAAAGTAAGATTCGCTGTCGAAGCCGCATTGGGCGCAGATCGCTCCGATACTGTCGTCGGTGCGCAGAAGCAGCTCTTTGGAGAGCATAATGCGTTTCACGACAACATAGTCGGTCACGTTCATGCCGGTCAGCTGCTTGAAGACGCGGGAGAAGTGGGACGGCGTGATGGCCGCCCGGCGGGATAAGTCGGCCAGCTTCAGGTCGGCGTCTCCGAGATGGGCATCGATATAGGTCAGCGTTGAGCGCATCCAGACCGGTTCCGCGCCGCCCGGCTCGTCCTGCGCCGCCGACTCCGGAACGGCCATCCGGTTTACGGTCAGCAGCAGCTCGTGGATGCGAATGAGAATCGCCACTCGATAGTTCGGCAGCCTCGTTATGCCTTCGCGCTGGCTGTCGTCGAGCAGTCTTGCGATCGTTTCCCGCTCGGCGGCAGACGTCTCCAGCTTGTACTGTTTTCGTTTGCGGG
It encodes:
- a CDS encoding AraC family transcriptional regulator, which encodes MQAIHKRFEDSDNFPFSLVYKDTKSPQRELPDHLHDWHELIYVYAGKGTLFINHAFYDMRPGDVFLIPGNTVHRAFPDERTPVTSSALFFAPSLIQPMNLGESYSLLRCFEQARKRKQYKLETSAAERETIARLLDDSQREGITRLPNYRVAILIRIHELLLTVNRMAVPESAAQDEPGGAEPVWMRSTLTYIDAHLGDADLKLADLSRRAAITPSHFSRVFKQLTGMNVTDYVVVKRIMLSKELLLRTDDSIGAICAQCGFDSESYFYKKFKQMTGMTPSAYKRGERGG